One Pseudomonas brassicacearum genomic region harbors:
- a CDS encoding branched-chain amino acid ABC transporter permease, producing the protein MEFFFEVLIGGLLAGVMYALVAIGFVLIYKASGVFNFAQGAMVLFSALTFVSLLERGVPFWLAFLISLAAMVLIAVAVERVVLRPLVNRSPITLFMATLGLSYVIEGFAQALWGAQVHGLDLGISDEPLELGGMLLSQFDIFAALTAAGLVLLLSWLFNKTRLGLALRAVADDPLAALAVGIRLQRVWVVVWAVAGFVGLVAGLLWGARLGVQFSLSLVVLKALPVLIIGGFTSISGAIVGGLIIGASEKLAEVYLGPFIGSGIENWFPYVLALLFLLVRPAGLFGERAIERV; encoded by the coding sequence ATGGAATTTTTCTTTGAAGTATTGATTGGCGGGCTGTTGGCGGGGGTGATGTACGCCTTGGTGGCCATCGGGTTTGTGCTGATCTACAAGGCCTCCGGCGTGTTCAATTTCGCCCAGGGGGCGATGGTGCTGTTTTCGGCACTGACCTTCGTCAGCCTGCTGGAGCGTGGGGTGCCGTTCTGGCTGGCGTTCCTCATCAGCCTGGCGGCGATGGTGCTGATCGCGGTGGCGGTGGAGCGTGTGGTGCTGCGCCCGTTGGTCAACCGCTCGCCCATCACCCTGTTCATGGCCACCCTCGGACTCTCCTACGTCATCGAAGGCTTCGCCCAGGCGCTGTGGGGCGCCCAGGTGCACGGCCTGGACCTGGGCATCAGCGACGAACCGCTGGAACTGGGCGGGATGTTGTTGTCGCAGTTCGACATTTTTGCCGCGTTGACGGCGGCCGGATTGGTGTTGCTGTTGTCCTGGCTGTTCAACAAGACCCGGCTGGGGCTGGCGTTGCGGGCGGTGGCCGACGATCCACTGGCGGCGTTGGCCGTGGGCATTCGCTTGCAGCGAGTCTGGGTGGTGGTGTGGGCGGTGGCGGGGTTTGTCGGGCTGGTCGCCGGCCTGCTCTGGGGCGCGCGCCTGGGCGTGCAGTTCTCGCTTTCGCTGGTGGTGCTCAAGGCCTTGCCGGTGCTGATCATTGGCGGCTTTACCTCCATCAGCGGGGCGATTGTCGGTGGGCTGATCATCGGCGCCTCGGAAAAGCTGGCGGAGGTGTACCTCGGGCCCTTTATCGGCAGCGGCATCGAGAACTGGTTTCCCTACGTGCTGGCGCTGCTGTTCCTGCTGGTGCGTCCGGCGGGGTTGTTTGGCGAACGGGCCATCGAGCGGGTCTAG
- a CDS encoding AMP-binding protein → MGTLIDTSHEIAASLPQWLQQQAHWHGRDVALRHKHLGIWQTRSWRQLADEVHSLANALHSLGFSVGATLTIISRPRPQALLAALAAQWLGGVASLLDPLEASTTPLLGELQPDFVLAEGQAEILRLRDAQVIPRVLIYVDGRGLSDSIPFDQMLEYSALVAQPPPAELAPQARSLHTAFVFYRRGPQAIEQQRISHAELLQEGRRLVRREGLGRQEEALAARAFASGGQARYLLAPWLIAGFCLNFPENLATRDRDRRELGPTLVAGTRETYARLHGDALERLPEAGSRQRRLVDWALATHPSLLQRHLGHWLVRRPLCDVLGFSRTRVPLLVGEPLLPDTQAFFEALGIKVRHWRDSTQWDAPTMTTKITTDDWLERHSQLA, encoded by the coding sequence ATGGGCACGCTCATCGACACATCGCACGAGATTGCGGCCAGTCTGCCCCAGTGGCTGCAGCAGCAGGCGCACTGGCATGGCAGGGACGTCGCTCTGCGCCATAAGCACCTGGGTATTTGGCAGACGCGAAGCTGGCGGCAACTGGCCGACGAGGTGCATAGCCTGGCGAACGCCTTGCACTCCCTCGGTTTTTCGGTGGGCGCGACCCTGACGATCATCAGCCGTCCCCGGCCGCAGGCGCTGCTGGCTGCGTTGGCTGCGCAGTGGCTGGGGGGCGTGGCGAGTTTGCTCGATCCGTTGGAGGCTTCGACCACGCCGCTGCTCGGTGAGTTGCAGCCGGATTTCGTACTGGCCGAAGGACAAGCGGAGATCCTTCGTTTGCGCGATGCCCAGGTCATCCCGCGCGTGCTGATTTATGTCGACGGGCGTGGCCTTTCTGATTCAATACCTTTCGATCAAATGCTCGAGTACTCGGCATTGGTTGCCCAGCCGCCACCCGCCGAACTGGCACCGCAAGCGCGATCGCTCCATACGGCGTTTGTCTTCTACCGCCGGGGCCCCCAGGCCATCGAGCAGCAACGCATCAGCCACGCCGAGCTGTTGCAGGAAGGTCGGCGGTTGGTCCGGCGCGAAGGGCTGGGACGGCAGGAAGAAGCGCTGGCAGCCCGGGCTTTCGCCTCTGGCGGCCAGGCCCGCTACTTGTTGGCACCTTGGCTGATCGCCGGTTTTTGCCTGAATTTTCCAGAGAACCTGGCCACCCGTGATCGCGACCGACGTGAGTTGGGCCCAACGCTGGTGGCCGGGACGCGGGAAACCTATGCGCGTTTACACGGGGATGCGCTGGAACGTTTACCGGAAGCGGGTAGTCGCCAGCGCAGGCTAGTGGATTGGGCCCTGGCAACGCATCCGAGCCTGTTGCAACGGCATCTGGGCCACTGGCTGGTTCGACGGCCCTTGTGTGACGTCCTGGGATTTTCTCGCACTCGCGTGCCGTTGCTGGTGGGTGAACCACTGTTGCCCGACACCCAGGCATTTTTCGAGGCCTTGGGGATCAAGGTCCGCCATTGGCGCGATTCGACCCAGTGGGATGCGCCCACGATGACCACGAAAATAACCACCGATGATTGGCTCGAACGCCATTCGCAACTGGCCTGA
- a CDS encoding ABC transporter ATP-binding protein yields the protein MTRTAATHLLELEHISLSFKGVKAVTDISFRVAAGEICALIGPNGAGKSSLLNVISGVYHAQDGRIRFDRQERRRMRAHDVAVRGIARTFQNIALFKGMSVLDNVLTGRSLKRRSTWVEQALRIGRARAEDDIQREAAERVIAFLHLQPWRDVLVGQLPYGLQKRVELARALAAEPRLLLLDEPMAGMNAEEKRQMSRFLLDINRELGTTVVLIEHDIGVVMGISDHVVVLDYGRKIGDGSPEEVRQNPEVISAYLGTRH from the coding sequence ATGACACGGACGGCCGCCACGCACTTGCTGGAGCTGGAGCATATTTCACTGTCGTTCAAAGGCGTCAAGGCGGTCACCGACATCAGCTTTCGTGTTGCCGCGGGTGAGATCTGCGCCTTGATCGGCCCCAACGGTGCCGGCAAGAGTTCGTTGTTGAATGTCATCAGCGGCGTGTACCACGCCCAGGACGGGCGCATACGGTTTGACCGGCAAGAGCGGCGCAGGATGCGTGCCCACGATGTGGCGGTGCGCGGTATCGCCCGCACGTTCCAGAACATCGCGCTGTTCAAGGGCATGAGCGTGCTCGACAACGTACTCACCGGGCGCAGCCTCAAGCGACGCAGCACCTGGGTTGAACAGGCCCTGCGAATCGGTCGCGCTCGGGCCGAGGATGATATCCAGCGCGAAGCGGCGGAGCGGGTCATCGCGTTCCTGCACTTGCAGCCTTGGCGCGATGTGCTGGTCGGCCAATTGCCCTATGGCTTGCAGAAACGGGTGGAACTGGCCCGGGCGCTGGCGGCGGAGCCTCGGCTGTTGCTGCTGGACGAACCCATGGCCGGGATGAATGCCGAGGAGAAGCGGCAGATGAGCCGCTTCCTCCTCGACATCAATCGGGAGCTGGGCACTACCGTGGTGTTGATCGAGCACGATATCGGCGTGGTCATGGGCATCAGCGATCACGTGGTGGTGCTCGATTACGGTCGCAAGATCGGCGATGGCTCGCCCGAAGAGGTACGGCAGAATCCCGAGGTCATTTCGGCTTACCTGGGCACTCGACACTGA